A genomic segment from Saprospiraceae bacterium encodes:
- a CDS encoding lipocalin family protein — protein sequence MKKTIMLVALTLVLGACGTSKTVSLSKKDIKGNWTLNTITYSEAGTYNVTLLEDVSKECFEGSTWQFVSNNNTGNYNINNTNCLVGARHFVFTVQKIDKETGLYDFLLKPTNEKHKSDTQKGFRLKLSALSDNMMQWQQTLSVEGKPFTISMNFNK from the coding sequence ATGAAGAAAACAATAATGTTAGTTGCATTAACCCTTGTTTTAGGTGCTTGTGGTACAAGTAAAACGGTGAGCCTTTCTAAGAAAGACATTAAAGGGAATTGGACATTAAATACGATCACCTATAGTGAGGCAGGAACCTATAACGTTACTTTACTGGAGGATGTTTCCAAAGAATGTTTTGAAGGAAGCACCTGGCAATTTGTTTCAAATAATAATACGGGTAATTATAACATAAACAATACTAATTGTTTGGTTGGAGCGCGCCACTTTGTTTTTACCGTTCAAAAAATAGACAAAGAAACCGGTCTTTATGATTTTCTATTGAAACCGACCAATGAAAAACATAAATCAGATACTCAAAAAGGGTTTAGGCTAAAACTTTCCGCATTATCTGACAATATGATGCAATGGCAACAGACCCTAAGTGTTGAAGGCAAGCCATTTACTATTTCAATGAATTTTAATAAATAA
- a CDS encoding OmpA family protein, whose translation MKTTMNKIILILFAFVVVASLTDCKATRNINNKQKGAVIGAASGAVIGAIIGNNVGKGGNGEIGAVIGGVVGGTAGVLIGAKMDKQAQKIEEEIPGATVERVDDAIVITFDETSGVYFETNKYNINSASQQILDKLVGVFKEYPETNILVVGHTDSVGADEYNMTLSKNRANAVTDYLMNNGISRSRLTTNWFGETQPIADNSTSEGKTKNRRVNIAVLPNEKMINDAKKQAGEN comes from the coding sequence ATGAAAACAACCATGAATAAAATCATCCTAATATTATTTGCATTTGTTGTAGTAGCAAGTCTGACCGATTGTAAAGCTACCCGAAACATCAATAACAAACAAAAAGGGGCGGTGATTGGCGCCGCTAGTGGTGCAGTCATTGGCGCAATTATTGGGAATAATGTTGGTAAAGGTGGCAATGGGGAAATAGGAGCCGTTATTGGTGGAGTGGTAGGGGGAACCGCGGGTGTCCTGATTGGCGCAAAAATGGACAAACAAGCCCAAAAAATTGAAGAGGAAATCCCTGGCGCAACCGTTGAACGTGTGGACGATGCCATTGTAATTACTTTTGATGAAACCAGCGGTGTCTATTTTGAAACGAATAAATACAATATCAATAGTGCTTCTCAACAGATATTAGATAAACTGGTTGGGGTATTCAAAGAATATCCGGAAACTAATATTCTCGTCGTTGGACATACGGATAGCGTTGGTGCAGACGAGTACAACATGACCCTATCTAAAAACAGGGCTAATGCTGTAACGGACTATTTGATGAACAATGGCATTAGCCGTAGCCGATTAACGACAAACTGGTTTGGAGAAACCCAACCCATAGCTGACAATAGTACCAGCGAAGGCAAAACAAAAAATAGAAGGGTAAACATTGCTGTTTTACCGAATGAAAAAATGATCAATGACGCCAAAAAGCAAGCTGGGGAGAATTAA
- a CDS encoding serine hydrolase — MLKNIISFLFFLLGFLPIAQAQKGIPMDVKENVKTRVDNGTNTGIVIGLIDSDGTHFYSYGVKSLDGKEPVDEHSVFEIGSISKTFTGILLADQVVKGEVKLDDPLQKYLPEGVTAPTRNGQEIQLVHLSNHTSALPRMPTNFNPSNPANPFADYTEKALYAFLNSYELPRDIGTEYEYSNLAAGLLGHVIATNQQMTYEDLMVKVITEPLGLKDTRITFTDQMKKNLAIGHSRGQEVENWDIPTLAGAGAIRSTVADMLQYIAANMGKTKSSLYPAMQLSHQNSRTAGSSPLVGLGWHIMAAGGMEIVWHNGGTGGYRTFAGFINGGEKGVVVLSNSDVGVDDIGVHLLNPLLPLQVVKPSIGIKIRKVIDSEGIEKGVNTYRELKKTQADKFDFAEGELNTLGYQYLNEGEIEKAIAVFQLNVEAYPNAFNVYDSMGEAYLKKGDKEKAITLYKKAVELNPAHEAGIATLKELGVDISSLVKEVVIADQVLETYVGKYELMPGFVLTITKAGSQMKAQATGQPEFPIFPKTEHVFYFKVVPAQLTFNKNEAGMVESVTLLQGGQEIVGKRVE, encoded by the coding sequence ATGTTAAAAAACATCATATCATTTTTATTTTTCCTGTTGGGCTTTCTTCCGATTGCTCAAGCGCAAAAAGGGATACCAATGGACGTTAAAGAAAATGTCAAAACGCGCGTGGACAATGGCACCAATACCGGAATAGTCATCGGCCTGATCGATAGTGATGGGACACATTTTTATAGCTATGGCGTCAAATCCTTGGACGGCAAGGAACCCGTAGATGAACATTCGGTATTCGAAATAGGCTCTATTTCCAAAACCTTCACCGGAATCTTATTGGCCGATCAGGTGGTGAAAGGTGAGGTAAAACTGGACGATCCTTTGCAGAAATATTTGCCGGAAGGGGTCACTGCACCTACTCGAAATGGGCAAGAAATCCAATTGGTCCATCTGTCCAACCACACCTCCGCTTTGCCTCGGATGCCTACTAATTTCAACCCGTCGAATCCGGCCAATCCTTTTGCTGATTATACAGAAAAAGCTTTATACGCATTTTTAAACAGCTATGAGTTACCCCGAGATATTGGAACTGAATATGAATATTCAAATCTGGCGGCGGGCTTATTAGGGCATGTAATAGCGACTAATCAACAGATGACCTATGAAGACTTGATGGTTAAGGTTATCACCGAGCCATTGGGCCTCAAAGACACACGCATAACCTTTACCGACCAGATGAAAAAAAACCTGGCGATAGGTCATAGCCGTGGGCAGGAAGTCGAAAACTGGGATATTCCCACCTTGGCTGGTGCCGGTGCCATTCGTTCTACGGTAGCCGATATGCTTCAATATATAGCTGCGAATATGGGTAAAACCAAAAGTAGCCTTTACCCCGCTATGCAGCTATCACATCAAAATAGCAGAACAGCAGGCAGTAGCCCTCTGGTCGGCTTGGGTTGGCATATTATGGCTGCGGGGGGCATGGAAATCGTTTGGCACAATGGCGGGACTGGCGGCTATCGCACTTTTGCGGGTTTTATTAATGGCGGAGAAAAAGGGGTTGTGGTTTTGTCCAATTCGGATGTTGGCGTAGACGATATCGGGGTCCATTTATTGAATCCATTGTTGCCTTTACAAGTGGTTAAACCGTCTATTGGCATTAAAATCAGGAAGGTGATCGATAGCGAAGGGATAGAAAAGGGGGTAAACACTTACCGGGAATTGAAGAAAACCCAAGCTGACAAATTTGATTTTGCAGAAGGCGAATTAAATACCTTAGGTTACCAATATTTGAACGAAGGTGAAATAGAAAAAGCCATCGCTGTATTTCAGCTAAATGTAGAGGCATACCCTAATGCTTTTAATGTATATGATAGCATGGGCGAAGCCTACCTAAAAAAAGGGGACAAAGAAAAAGCTATCACACTGTACAAAAAAGCGGTAGAACTCAACCCTGCGCATGAAGCAGGCATTGCTACGCTTAAGGAATTAGGTGTAGATATCAGTAGCCTGGTAAAAGAAGTCGTCATAGCAGACCAGGTGCTAGAGACTTATGTGGGTAAATATGAGCTTATGCCGGGTTTTGTGCTCACCATTACTAAAGCAGGTAGTCAAATGAAAGCACAAGCCACCGGGCAGCCCGAATTTCCTATTTTTCCAAAGACGGAGCATGTTTTTTATTTTAAGGTCGTGCCGGCCCAACTCACTTTTAATAAAAATGAAGCAGGGATGGTGGAGAGTGTGACCTTACTCCAAGGAGGACAGGAGATTGTAGGGAAGCGAGTGGAATAA
- a CDS encoding sigma-70 family RNA polymerase sigma factor, translating to MQDQTALTFEGILEENKDKIYRICRIYAVSPMEPQDLFQEVVFQVWKSFSSFEGKSNISTWVYKIALNVCHRSKMNLEKRNDNMFRLESIRFIPAENPPDKSQQEKYQALHDCIASLNESDQSIVILYLEDLSYKEIGAITGLSENHIAVKMKRIRSRLLECITPKLS from the coding sequence ATGCAAGATCAAACAGCACTGACTTTTGAGGGAATTTTGGAGGAGAACAAAGATAAAATCTATAGAATTTGTCGAATCTATGCCGTCTCTCCTATGGAACCACAAGACTTGTTCCAGGAGGTGGTTTTTCAGGTTTGGAAATCGTTCTCCAGCTTTGAGGGTAAATCAAACATTAGCACTTGGGTATACAAAATAGCATTAAATGTTTGCCACCGCTCAAAGATGAACCTAGAAAAGCGCAATGACAACATGTTTCGATTGGAATCCATCCGGTTTATCCCAGCCGAAAACCCTCCAGATAAAAGTCAGCAGGAAAAATACCAGGCGCTGCACGACTGCATAGCTTCTCTGAATGAGAGTGACCAGTCTATTGTTATTCTTTACTTAGAAGATTTGTCCTATAAAGAAATAGGAGCGATTACGGGCTTAAGCGAGAACCATATCGCTGTAAAGATGAAGCGCATTCGAAGCAGGTTATTGGAATGTATCACGCCAAAATTGAGTTGA
- a CDS encoding PKD domain-containing protein, with the protein MKSYTSLSITLLFMLLFSLSATGQQADQFRGRLKKQKPSFTQTIIKDKFNKAMPSESTTTITPEHRTCETMEAEAQLRAKYPQMRSLAEEESIFQEKIQEYRSQLVFRSGVEEVISIPVVVHVVHNGEAVGQGANITQAQIQSQINVLNEDYRRTGGGANNHPAGADVEIQFVLAKEDPQGNPLAEPGIHRVHGGRASWEREPIQQILKPQTQWDPNRYMNMWTVQFGGESSSLLGYAQFPSLSGLQGFEQNEGPAKTDGVVIRYQSFGNTGNVEAPYDGGRTATHEVGHWLGLRHIWGDGDCSADDFCADTPRASQPNYNCVQIQTCTGTERDMVENYMDYTPDNCMNIFTNDQKARIRTVLMNSPRRKELLTSMESTGSGNHPNAPVASFAVDKSGTCAGESIHFSDQSSNNPTAWEWNFYDEAGTLLGTFNNSTLDITFNTPGLYSVELKTSNGSGQDSYYEENFITILSDQRYTELTEDLENQNTALKDWVLFNPDADRTFTLSEVSAYDYGSASVVFDNYSVDDDPSGKIDALVSPAFDLSFAINPYFYFEHAYATFNTTYSDTLVMFYSLDCGETFVPFWFKGGEELATALPSEDSFVPTSEEWAWNQVSLAGLIGQPSVHILIANLSGWGNNLYLDNISYFDAFSLTEAAPEPDFYVARTTICEGDLLQFQDYSSNYPTEWFWQFEGGSPSSSSNQHPFVTYETPGLYDVSFQSANFLGGGGFTIPNMIEVIPLPEVTLSADVDQLCAGDAVTLTAGGASTYQWFDQRSGTLIYEGASFTATLYQSVTFIVVGANELGCENAAVFQVEVNPTPEKPVISFDGQLLTATPGYTYQWFLEDTPIPAAQGGSQQNFQPSESGNYIVAVVTAQGCFAISDPMSVSITGTNENLTDLSHNLLLFPNPTTGQINLEMDNDVFGQFKVRVINSVGQTVRSFTWEKNTQRLQEAIDLTAMATGVYTVTITNDTYRALKKVVKH; encoded by the coding sequence ATGAAAAGTTATACTAGTCTTTCCATTACCCTGCTCTTCATGCTCCTATTCAGCCTATCTGCCACTGGACAACAGGCAGATCAATTCCGCGGGAGGTTGAAAAAACAAAAACCATCTTTTACACAAACCATTATTAAAGATAAATTTAATAAAGCGATGCCCAGCGAAAGCACAACGACCATCACACCGGAGCATCGCACCTGTGAGACGATGGAGGCAGAGGCACAATTAAGAGCAAAATACCCCCAAATGCGCAGTCTCGCCGAGGAGGAGTCCATTTTTCAGGAGAAAATCCAGGAATACCGTTCGCAACTGGTGTTTCGCAGTGGTGTGGAAGAAGTGATTTCCATTCCTGTTGTGGTACATGTTGTACACAATGGAGAGGCCGTCGGCCAAGGTGCCAATATTACACAGGCACAGATCCAATCCCAAATCAATGTGCTCAACGAAGATTATCGCCGGACCGGCGGGGGCGCCAACAATCATCCTGCGGGAGCAGATGTCGAAATACAGTTTGTGTTGGCCAAAGAAGATCCACAGGGCAATCCTTTAGCAGAGCCCGGTATCCATCGTGTGCATGGCGGCCGAGCTTCCTGGGAAAGGGAACCGATACAGCAGATTTTGAAACCTCAAACCCAATGGGATCCTAATCGCTATATGAATATGTGGACGGTTCAGTTTGGTGGCGAAAGTTCGAGCTTGCTAGGGTATGCGCAGTTCCCAAGTTTATCGGGTCTGCAAGGATTTGAGCAAAATGAAGGTCCCGCCAAAACAGATGGTGTGGTCATCCGCTATCAGTCCTTTGGGAACACAGGCAATGTAGAGGCTCCTTATGACGGCGGCCGGACGGCTACACACGAAGTAGGGCACTGGCTTGGGCTGCGTCATATTTGGGGTGACGGCGACTGCTCGGCCGATGATTTCTGCGCCGACACGCCCCGGGCTAGCCAACCTAATTATAACTGCGTCCAAATCCAAACCTGCACCGGTACGGAAAGAGATATGGTCGAAAATTATATGGATTATACACCGGACAATTGTATGAATATTTTCACCAATGACCAAAAAGCAAGGATACGGACGGTTTTAATGAATAGTCCCCGCCGGAAAGAACTCTTAACCTCAATGGAATCGACCGGCAGCGGTAATCACCCCAATGCGCCGGTCGCTTCCTTTGCAGTGGATAAATCTGGCACTTGTGCTGGCGAATCCATCCATTTTTCCGATCAATCGTCTAATAACCCTACAGCCTGGGAATGGAACTTTTACGATGAAGCAGGAACATTACTCGGTACGTTTAACAATTCTACGCTGGATATTACGTTCAACACCCCCGGCCTTTATTCCGTAGAATTGAAAACAAGCAACGGTTCCGGTCAGGATTCCTATTATGAAGAAAATTTTATCACTATCTTATCTGATCAACGCTATACCGAATTGACAGAAGACCTGGAAAACCAGAACACAGCGCTAAAAGACTGGGTCTTGTTTAACCCAGACGCTGACCGGACTTTTACGTTGAGTGAGGTCAGCGCTTATGATTATGGTTCAGCCAGTGTTGTTTTTGACAACTACAGTGTCGATGACGACCCCTCGGGAAAGATTGACGCCTTGGTTAGTCCTGCCTTTGACCTAAGTTTCGCGATCAATCCTTATTTCTATTTCGAACACGCTTACGCAACCTTCAACACCACTTATTCTGATACGCTGGTCATGTTTTACTCACTGGATTGCGGAGAAACGTTTGTTCCTTTTTGGTTTAAAGGCGGTGAAGAACTGGCTACGGCTTTGCCTAGCGAAGATAGCTTTGTACCCACCAGTGAAGAATGGGCCTGGAATCAGGTATCACTGGCAGGTTTAATAGGACAGCCCAGCGTACACATCCTCATTGCTAATCTTTCAGGCTGGGGAAATAATCTTTATTTGGACAACATTTCCTATTTCGACGCTTTTTCCCTGACGGAAGCTGCGCCTGAACCGGATTTTTACGTTGCCAGGACCACCATCTGCGAGGGCGACCTCCTCCAGTTTCAGGATTATTCCAGTAACTATCCCACGGAGTGGTTTTGGCAGTTTGAAGGCGGTAGCCCAAGCTCATCCAGCAACCAACACCCCTTTGTGACTTACGAGACGCCCGGCTTGTATGATGTCAGTTTCCAGTCGGCTAATTTTTTGGGAGGGGGCGGTTTTACCATACCAAATATGATCGAAGTAATTCCCTTGCCTGAGGTAACTTTGAGCGCTGATGTGGATCAACTCTGTGCGGGCGACGCGGTGACGCTGACAGCAGGTGGCGCAAGTACCTATCAATGGTTTGACCAAAGAAGTGGAACCCTGATCTATGAAGGAGCATCGTTTACGGCCACCTTGTATCAATCCGTCACTTTTATCGTCGTGGGCGCCAATGAACTGGGTTGCGAGAACGCTGCTGTTTTCCAGGTGGAGGTAAATCCAACACCCGAAAAACCCGTTATCAGTTTTGACGGCCAGTTGTTGACCGCTACGCCTGGCTATACTTACCAATGGTTTTTGGAAGACACGCCCATTCCAGCAGCCCAAGGCGGTTCGCAACAAAACTTCCAGCCTAGTGAGTCGGGCAATTATATCGTGGCCGTAGTTACTGCTCAAGGTTGTTTCGCCATTTCCGATCCGATGAGTGTATCTATCACCGGCACTAATGAAAACCTTACAGACCTAAGCCACAACCTCCTCCTTTTCCCCAACCCCACCACGGGACAGATCAACCTGGAAATGGATAACGATGTGTTTGGTCAGTTTAAGGTAAGGGTGATCAATTCCGTAGGACAAACCGTTCGTTCCTTTACCTGGGAGAAAAATACCCAACGATTGCAAGAAGCAATAGACCTGACCGCTATGGCTACCGGCGTTTACACGGTGACCATAACCAATGATACCTACCGGGCCTTGAAGAAGGTCGTAAAGCATTGA
- a CDS encoding efflux RND transporter permease subunit, whose product MTSFIHRKVGICMIFIGLTMMGYISYRQLPVELLPNAELPMLFIQVGSPTQVSPQYLEQQGVIPVEGAIGTMEGVEKIDTRINGNRAFIQVSFEQGVRFKYVFLKLQQKIDAVKSQLPADLFVMVSKIDLQQLTNQFLELQIRGSGGTDRLRNVAEKEIRSAFENLDGIASINIFGGRQKNLEILLDKAACEPHQITPDRVRSRLTQNSGSRALAGFLYEGDRRFFIRTASEYTEVKDIENIVVAPGPILLKEVANISFGVDEETSISRVNGKDAISMTATKESKVNIIELSGRCLALIDQLNEKLLAKDVQIVVQRNLAQSMEDNIKQIIDLALIGGLLAVFILWIFLKDLRLISIIALSIPISVFAAFNLFYGAGISINSLTLVGIALAVGMLLDNSIVVLENIYRLVSEGYRTEKAVTLGVAGVAKAILAATLTTATVFLPFLFFGNYLITLIGKHIGVSIISTLMVSLLVALLLIPVLAFIVLGFYSDKKKAAFGGSKAKTTTERLYLVLLKSSLRYPARTIIGALLLFFITTFAVLALNINTLEEVATDQIDVYVTMAKGSTLENTDKIVQEIEAKMEEVKEKQDVSSRIQEEDAVVSIKLKADFEKIDNRSFNEIKAQVERLTDRIGGARITLSQQSSGGGGQGGDSGMNALGQLMGFGDNQEKIVVKGEDYALLQRVAQDLVYYLESLEDTRDANLSTRGNRPEALLAFDPLALARNDISPQNIALALRDFGQESPVDTRFQYADEAYNIIIRESDRQEMEWEPKTMDDLRQLEVADQTGGMHKMESFSTISTSQGLDDIRRINQQKQIEILYRRSQQAMQSKEVLEAHQESIAALIAAYPLPPGIAIEIVAAQDQIKDFKPLAGAAILLIFMILASVFESLSAPFVLLFSIPLAATGALLGLAITGNSLFNANTLTGFLILLGVIVNNGIILIDYVNALRRSGYRKTRALMTAGLHRLRPILITAITTIVAMFPLALGTAEYVSLIGAPFAITVIGGLALGTVLTLILIPTVYLGLENTISWFRSLSLWVKAINLSILGTGAVFVYLRVDSLLWQLADWLLLLFLIPAITYFIQASLKRAQADLIPKQEALHIKVQNLVKIYNRAGRFSREWSGSKALASYYEEGQGRISWKALLREFIWQIPLLVFFAWFTFSYLRSGFWMAMLAIGTYLLLLEIWSPIGKSLALGEKRRWKKIFLFVGGLLFWLTPFFLLYQLNQRWEEWGYAVFLGVIWYLFLIIYKSSDHLHRNQLNIERMKGRIKRFYYRLIVNIPILGKRQLPFKALNGISLEIGTGMYGLLGPNGAGKSTLMRVISGIFDQSYGKIWINGIDTQEKREELQGLIGYLPQAFGSYENMSAWTYLDYQAILKGLTDKQVRQERLEYVLGSVNMLDRKDEKIGSFSGGMKQRIGIAQILLHLPRILIVDEPTAGLDPRERIRFRNLLVQLSRERIVLFSTHIIEDIASSCNQLAVIDKGIVKYEGSPQEMLQLARGLVWEYVIPDTDFGEADDTQVIVNHLREGDHIRVRCIARQRPVEEAVPVEPVLEDAYLCLLKNIQK is encoded by the coding sequence ATGACCAGCTTTATACATAGGAAAGTAGGTATCTGCATGATCTTCATAGGTCTCACGATGATGGGGTATATCTCCTATCGGCAACTGCCAGTGGAGCTGCTTCCCAATGCGGAGCTTCCTATGCTGTTTATACAAGTAGGGTCTCCCACCCAGGTAAGCCCACAATACCTTGAACAACAAGGTGTTATTCCGGTGGAAGGAGCGATCGGCACGATGGAGGGGGTAGAAAAAATTGACACCAGGATAAATGGCAATCGGGCCTTCATTCAGGTTAGTTTCGAACAGGGGGTTCGGTTTAAATATGTGTTTTTAAAACTGCAACAAAAAATTGATGCCGTTAAAAGCCAATTGCCCGCTGATTTGTTCGTCATGGTTTCGAAGATAGACTTACAGCAATTGACCAATCAGTTTTTGGAATTGCAGATTCGCGGAAGCGGGGGAACGGACCGGCTGCGCAACGTCGCGGAAAAAGAAATCCGATCTGCTTTCGAAAACCTGGATGGCATAGCTTCCATCAACATATTCGGTGGACGCCAAAAAAACCTGGAAATTCTGCTCGACAAAGCAGCCTGCGAACCCCACCAAATCACGCCTGATCGCGTGCGCTCCCGCCTGACCCAAAATTCGGGTAGCCGGGCTTTGGCGGGTTTCCTTTATGAAGGGGACCGCCGGTTCTTTATCCGTACCGCCTCGGAGTATACGGAAGTAAAGGATATCGAAAACATCGTCGTAGCACCTGGCCCTATCTTGCTCAAAGAAGTAGCTAATATCTCCTTTGGGGTGGATGAGGAGACGAGTATCAGCCGGGTCAATGGCAAGGATGCCATTTCAATGACTGCCACCAAGGAATCAAAGGTTAATATCATCGAACTATCGGGGCGATGCCTGGCACTCATCGACCAATTGAACGAAAAGCTACTGGCAAAAGATGTGCAAATCGTCGTTCAGCGCAATCTCGCGCAAAGTATGGAGGACAACATCAAGCAAATTATCGATTTGGCCCTCATTGGCGGATTGTTGGCCGTCTTTATTTTGTGGATTTTCTTGAAAGACCTCCGTTTGATTTCCATCATTGCGCTTTCCATTCCCATTTCGGTCTTTGCGGCCTTTAACTTATTTTATGGCGCCGGCATCAGCATCAATAGCCTTACCTTGGTAGGGATTGCACTCGCAGTAGGGATGTTGCTCGACAACAGTATCGTCGTTCTGGAAAATATTTATCGACTCGTTTCAGAAGGCTATCGAACGGAAAAAGCGGTTACCCTTGGGGTGGCGGGGGTGGCCAAGGCCATTCTGGCAGCGACGCTCACTACTGCCACTGTATTTTTGCCCTTTCTCTTTTTTGGCAACTACTTGATCACCCTCATTGGCAAACACATCGGGGTATCTATTATTTCTACTTTGATGGTTTCGCTGCTGGTCGCTTTATTGCTAATTCCCGTGCTGGCCTTCATCGTTTTGGGGTTTTATTCCGATAAGAAAAAAGCTGCTTTTGGCGGATCGAAAGCAAAAACAACAACCGAACGCCTGTATCTGGTGCTATTGAAAAGTAGCCTGCGGTATCCTGCACGAACCATTATCGGTGCACTGCTGCTGTTTTTTATCACCACCTTCGCTGTCTTGGCCCTCAACATCAACACCCTGGAAGAAGTAGCTACTGATCAAATTGATGTCTACGTGACCATGGCCAAAGGTAGTACCCTGGAAAACACCGATAAGATTGTTCAGGAGATCGAAGCAAAAATGGAGGAGGTCAAAGAGAAGCAAGATGTGAGTAGTCGAATTCAGGAGGAAGATGCCGTGGTTAGCATCAAACTGAAAGCAGATTTTGAAAAGATTGATAATCGCTCCTTTAATGAAATCAAGGCGCAAGTAGAACGGCTAACCGATCGGATTGGCGGCGCCAGAATTACCCTGTCTCAACAAAGCTCAGGCGGTGGCGGACAAGGCGGCGACAGCGGCATGAATGCCTTGGGCCAATTAATGGGTTTTGGTGATAACCAAGAAAAAATCGTGGTTAAAGGCGAAGACTATGCGCTCCTGCAACGGGTTGCCCAGGACCTCGTCTATTACCTGGAAAGCCTCGAAGATACCCGTGACGCGAATTTGAGTACCAGGGGCAACCGACCAGAAGCTTTGTTGGCCTTTGATCCCTTGGCCTTAGCCAGGAATGATATTAGCCCTCAAAACATTGCCCTTGCGCTGCGGGATTTCGGACAAGAATCACCTGTCGATACCAGGTTTCAATATGCCGACGAAGCCTACAACATTATCATTCGGGAAAGTGATCGCCAAGAAATGGAATGGGAGCCCAAAACGATGGATGACCTCCGACAACTCGAAGTGGCCGACCAGACAGGAGGAATGCATAAAATGGAATCGTTCTCAACCATCAGCACTAGCCAAGGCTTAGATGATATTCGCCGCATCAACCAACAAAAACAAATTGAAATTCTCTATCGCCGCTCCCAGCAAGCCATGCAATCTAAGGAGGTACTGGAAGCGCACCAGGAAAGTATAGCAGCCCTTATCGCTGCCTATCCGCTCCCTCCTGGCATCGCCATTGAAATAGTTGCTGCCCAGGATCAAATCAAGGATTTCAAACCCTTGGCAGGGGCAGCTATTCTCTTAATTTTCATGATCCTGGCTTCCGTTTTCGAGTCCCTTTCGGCACCTTTTGTGCTCCTATTCTCTATCCCACTAGCCGCTACAGGTGCTTTATTGGGATTAGCCATTACCGGCAATAGCTTATTTAATGCCAATACCTTGACTGGCTTTCTGATTTTGTTGGGCGTTATCGTCAACAATGGCATTATCTTGATTGACTACGTCAATGCCCTGCGCCGAAGTGGGTATAGAAAAACCCGGGCATTGATGACGGCTGGGCTTCATCGGCTACGGCCAATACTCATTACGGCCATCACGACCATTGTCGCCATGTTTCCCTTGGCCCTCGGTACAGCAGAATATGTGAGCCTAATTGGGGCGCCCTTTGCCATTACCGTCATCGGAGGGCTCGCCTTGGGGACCGTGCTAACGCTGATCCTTATTCCGACGGTCTACCTCGGACTGGAAAATACCATTTCCTGGTTCAGGTCCTTGTCTTTGTGGGTCAAAGCCATCAACCTGAGCATATTGGGTACCGGGGCCGTTTTTGTTTATTTGCGCGTGGATTCTCTTTTGTGGCAGTTGGCAGATTGGCTGTTACTCCTTTTCCTTATTCCAGCCATCACCTATTTTATCCAGGCGAGTTTGAAACGGGCACAAGCCGATTTGATTCCGAAACAAGAAGCTTTGCACATCAAAGTCCAAAACCTGGTAAAGATCTACAATCGAGCGGGGCGATTTTCACGGGAATGGTCCGGCAGCAAAGCCCTGGCCAGCTATTACGAAGAAGGGCAAGGCCGCATTAGTTGGAAGGCTTTGTTAAGAGAATTCATTTGGCAAATTCCGTTATTGGTCTTTTTTGCCTGGTTTACCTTTTCCTACCTAAGATCGGGTTTTTGGATGGCCATGTTAGCCATTGGAACCTATCTGTTGTTGCTCGAAATCTGGTCTCCTATTGGCAAAAGCCTTGCTTTAGGTGAAAAAAGGCGCTGGAAAAAGATTTTTCTTTTTGTGGGTGGACTGTTATTTTGGTTAACGCCCTTCTTTTTGCTTTATCAACTGAACCAGCGATGGGAAGAATGGGGATATGCCGTCTTTTTGGGGGTCATTTGGTACCTCTTTCTGATCATTTACAAATCTTCCGACCACCTGCACCGAAATCAGCTCAATATAGAACGCATGAAAGGGCGAATAAAACGCTTTTATTATCGCCTGATCGTCAATATACCCATACTCGGCAAACGCCAACTCCCCTTCAAAGCCCTCAATGGGATTTCGCTAGAAATCGGTACGGGGATGTATGGCCTATTGGGTCCGAATGGCGCCGGTAAATCCACACTGATGCGCGTCATCAGTGGCATCTTCGACCAAAGCTACGGCAAGATATGGATCAATGGCATCGACACCCAGGAAAAGCGGGAAGAGCTGCAGGGACTCATCGGCTACCTGCCGCAGGCTTTTGGTAGTTATGAAAACATGTCTGCCTGGACCTATCTCGACTATCAAGCGATCCTCAAAGGGTTGACAGACAAGCAGGTTCGGCAAGAACGACTGGAATATGTGTTGGGATCTGTGAACATGCTGGATAGAAAGGACGAAAAAATCGGCTCCTTTTCGGGTGGGATGAAACAACGCATCGGAATCGCCCAAATCCTGCTGCACCTGCCGCGCATCCTTATTGTGGATGAGCCCACGGCCGGGTTGGATCCTCGGGAGCGCATCCGCTTCCGCAACCTATTGGTGCAATTGAGTCGGGAAAGGATTGTCTTATTCTCCACCCACATCATTGAGGACATCGCCAGCTCTTGTAATCAACTGGCCGTTATTGACAAGGGAATCGTGAAGTACGAAGGTTCGCCGCAAGAAATGCTCCAACTCGCACGAGGATTAGTCTGGGAATACGTGATTCCTGACACGGACTTTGGTGAAGCCGACGACACCCAGGTAATCGTCAATCACCTGCGCGAAGGAGACCATATTCGGGTGCGTTGTATTGCCCGCCAAAGACCAGTGGAGGAGGCAGTGCCTGTCGAACCCGTACTAGAAGATGCCTATTTGTGTTTGTTGAAAAATATACAGAAGTGA